In the genome of Labrus mixtus chromosome 21, fLabMix1.1, whole genome shotgun sequence, one region contains:
- the plaub gene encoding plasminogen activator, urokinase b produces the protein MKSFGVLICTLAVLTTAEADLFRDRKRRELSVFSSSSSSSSSFLSSLESSGGICLNGGSSVPSLTSGEHMFCLCANGFEGRRCETGKSAHCYEGIGLYYRGTASTSKSGRACLEWDSDTRERYMSPDVNAGRHNYCRNILYKRRPWCQVWKKQQLTWEYCVIPRCGLESFPAPPSPAPTLPVPAAETSTCGQRTRRKQMKIVGGTVSTVESHPWVAAIFWRSKSKDKVFRCGGSLISACWVLTAAHCFPDGSHTKERRFSVSLGKNALNETDLYAEQTFRVEQIIVHEGFDNSEGNFNNDIALMKLTAKYGKCAEENHLVKTVCLPPPLQSLQPGVTCEIAGYGKEKYGLWYRSQLLQEAQVNLFADDVCRHEDYYANMITDNMFCAGRPDWSQDACEGDSGGPLVCEVGGRLFQFGVISWGDGCAKEFRPGVYTKVTNYNGWIAEKTRLPSMTAGSMFPQK, from the exons ATGAAGAGCTTTGGAGTTCTGATTTGCACCCTCGCAGTCCTGACGACGGCTGAAGCa gACCTGTTTAGAGACAGAAAGCGGCGGGAATTGTCAGTTTTCTcgtcctcttcatcatcatcatcttcgtTTTTGTCCTCCTTAGAAAGTTCAG GTGGGATCTGTCTGAACGGAGGCTCCTCTGTCCCGTCCCTGACGTCTGGAGaacacatgttttgtttgtgtgccaACGGTTTCGAGGGGAGacgctgtgagacag GAAAGAGTGCTCACTGCTACGAGGGCATTGGACTGTACTACAGAGGCACAGCGTCTACATCAAAGAGTGGGCGTGCTTGTTTGGAGTGGGATTCAGACACCAGGGAGCGATACATGTCGCCTGATGTCAATGCAGGGAGGCACAATTACTGCag AAATATTCTCTACAAACGGCGTCCGTGGTGCCAAGTGTggaaaaaacagcagctgacGTGGGAGTATTGTGTTATTCCTCGCTGTGGCTTGGAGTCGT TTCCAGCCCCGCCTTCTCCTGCACCGACTCTACCAGTGCCCG CTGCAGAGACGTCCACATGTGGCCAGCGCACCAGACGGAAGCAGATGAAGATCGTGGGTGGGACGGTCTCCACTGTGGAATCTCACCCGTGGGTGGCAGCCATATTTTGGCGCAGCAAATCCAAGGATAAGGTTTTCCGCTGTGGGGGGAGTCTGATCTCGGCCTGCTGGGTCCTCACAGCTGCCCACTGCTTCCCTGACGG CTCCCACACTAAAGAGCGCCGCTTCTCCGTCAGCCTAGGGAAGAACGCTCTGAATGAGACGGATCTGTATGCGGAGCAAACATTCAGGGTGGAACAAATCATCGTCCATGAAGGGTTCGACAACAGCGAGGGAAACTTCAACAATGACATCG ctCTGATGAAGCTGACGGCCAAATATGGAAAGTGTGCAGAAGAAAACCACTTGGTGAAGACCGTCTGTCTGCCTCCGCCTCTGCAGAGCCTCCAGCCTGGTGTCACCTGTGAGATCGCCGGATACGGGAAAGAAAAATACG GTCTGTGGTACAGGTCTCAGCTCCTCCAAGAGGCTCAGGTGAACCTCTTCGCCGATGATGTGTGTCGGCACGAGGATTATTACGCAAACATGATCACTGATAACATGTTCTGTGCCGGCCGACCTGACTGGAGCCAGGATGCCTGTGAG GGAGACTCTGGAGGGCCTCTGGTGTGCGAGGTGGGCGGCAGGCTCTTCCAGTTTGGAGTCATCAGCTGGGGAGACGGCTGCGCTAAAGAGTTTCGGCCCGGCGTTTACACCAAAGTGACGAACTACAACGGCTGGATAGCAGAGAAGACAAGGCTGCCGTCCATGACCGCGGGCTCCATGTTCCCTCAGAAGTGA